The genome window CACGGCCGCCAGGGCCAGGCCAGCCGCCCAGCGCAACAGTTGCCCTGCACGCGCGCCAGGCTGCCAGTGTTGCGTCAGCAGGGCCGTCAGGCAGCCGATGGCGATGGCGTCGAAACAGGCAAGGTAGCCGTACATGAAATAGATTTCGTTGTCCGCGTGCAAGCTGCGATAGACGGGGCCGGCCACGATGGCGGCGCCGCACAGCAGCATGATCGCCTGGCGCCGGCGCAGCAGGCGGCACGACAGCGGCAACAGCAGGTAAAACATTTCCTCGACGGACAGCGACCAGTACACGTTCAGGCAGTAATTGAAATACCCGGCGCTTTGCATCAGCACGTTGTGCCAGAAGGTCAGCACGGAAGCGACGGCGATGACGAAATAGCTGGCTGGCAAATCCTTGCCGCCGTCCGAATTGGCAAAGAAGGGCACGTCCAGCACACCCAGCAGCACGATCAGGGACAGGGCCAGCAGCAACGCTGGCAGCAGGCGGGCGATGCGATAGGCATAAAATGCGGCCAGGTCGATGCGCGCCAGGTCGCCCCAGCGGCGCAGCGAGGTCGAGGTGATCAAATAGCCGGAAATGACGAAAAACATGGTCACGCCGTAATTGCCCTGGTAGGCGGCTTTCAATAGCCAAGTCGGCAGAACGACGAGCGGGCTGTTCTTCAAGCCATAGGCCAGCGCGAAGTGCAGCAACAGCACGCACAGGATGGCCGCGCCGCGCAGGGCGTCGATATGATGGTTGCGGGCTTGCAATGGCGTCCTTGTCGGTTTGGCAGCATGAGGGGCGATTATGTGAGAGATGTCGCTCGCAGGTCAACGATTTTGCAATTGCCGGGAACGGCGCGCCGTATGAAGCAGGGGGCGGGGACGCCTTGCGTGTATGATATTGCCGAACAGAATTGTTGGGCATCTGTCATCTTGCGGGCGCGGTTTTTCGTGCCTGCCGGCCCATGAATCTGCGTGCACGATTCCGGCCGCCAGGATGCCTGACCCACAGCGAAAGGTAATAAAGATGTATAAAACAGTGCGCGACATGTTCCTGCATTTCAAAGAAGCCGTCCCATTCCGCCTCGTCCCCGCCCTGATCTGCACGGCCTTGCTGGTGAGCATGCTATTGCTGCCGGCGCCCGATGGCTTGACGCCCAAGGCCTGGGGCCTGGTGGCGATCTTCCTCACCACGATTCTGGCGATCATATTAAAAGTCATGCCGATCGGCGTGATGGCCATGATGGCCATCGTTATCGTGTCATTGTCGCAAGTGACGTCGACCTCGTCCAAGGGCGCCATCACGGATGCGCTCAGCAGTTTTTCGAATCCCCTGATCTGGCTGATCGTCGTGGCGATTCTGATCTCGCGCGGCCTGAAAAAGACGGGGCTGGGCAGCCGCATCGGCCTGCTGTTCATCTCGCTGCTGGGCAAGCGCACCATGGGCATCGGCTATGGCCTGGCGATTTGCGAACTGGTGCTGGCGCCATTTACGCCCAGTAACACGGCGCGCGGCGGCGGCATCGTCCATCCCGTCATGAAATCGATCGCCAACGCCTTCGATTCGGATCCTGCCAAGGGCACGGAAGGGAAAGTGGGCACGTATCTGGCCCTCGTCAACTACCACGCCAACCCGATCACGTCGGCCATGTTCCTCACAGCCACGGCGCCGAACCCGCTGGTGGTCGATTTCGTCGCCAAGGCCAGCGGCCAGAGTTTCCACCTGACGTGGACCACCTGGGCCCTGTGCATGCTGCTGCCGGGCCTGGTCTGCCTGCTGGTGATGCCGCTGATTATCTATTGGCTGTCGCCGCCGGAACTGAAAGCCACGCCGGACGCCGTCACCTACGCCAAGGCGGAACTGAAAAGCATGGGCCCGCTGTCGCCGTCGGAAAAAGTCATGCTGGGTACCTTCGCCTTGTTGCTGTTGCTGTGGGCGAATGTGCCCGCCATGCTGTTCGGCCCCGCGTTTTCGCTCGATGCGACGGTGGTCGCCTTCATCGGCTTGTTTGTGCTGATCATTACCGGCACCATCGACTGGGACGACGTGCTGTCGGAAAAGAGTGCCTGGGACACTTTGGTGTGGTTCGGCGCGCTCGTCATGATGGCCGAGCAGTTGAACAAGACGGGCGTGATCGCCTGGTTCTCGGCCGGCATGAAGGCGGCCATCGTCGCCAGCGGCATGGACTGGCTGCCGATCGCCGGCGTCCTGGTGCTCGTGTTCGTCTTCTCGCATTACTTCTTTGCCAGTACGACGGCCCACATCAGCGCCATGCTGCTGGCCTTCCTGACGGTGGGCCTGCACCTGATCCCGGCCGAATACCACGTACCGTTCATGCTGATGATGACGGCCGGCTCGGCCATCATGATGACCCTGACCCATTACGCCACGGGCACCTCGCCCATCATCTTCGGCAGCGGCTTCGTGACGATGGGCAACTGGTGGCGTGTCGGTTTCATCATGTGCGTGGTGGAACTGCTGATCTTTGCCGTCGTCGGCACGACGTGGTGGAAGGTGCTTGGTTACTGGTAAGGTGATACGACGAGCTGCCCCTCAAGGCAGCTCGCCGCGCACGACCTGCAGCAGATAGGCGCGCGCCGCGCCCCGTTCCATGCCTTTTTCCTGCAGCAGCGGCAGCAGGCGCTCGAACAGCAGGCGCCGTTGCTGGCACGGTTCGGATGTGTCGCGCCGGTCCGAAAAGAAATCCATCAGGGTCGAGCCGCACGGGCAATTGCGGTAGACCTCGACGATGGCGACGTTGTTGTCATCGAAACTTTGCTTTAGCCCGGAAACATTCTGCCGCATCGCCCGCGTCTGCCCGATGAACTCGTCCGCCGTGGCGAAGACGCGGCCGCAGCAGGCGCAATGCTTGGGAAAGGCAGCTTCGGCCAGGGCGCGCAAGCCTTCGAAGAATAGTTGCTCCTGCATGATGGCTCCTGGCGGCGCCTAGGCGGCACGGTTGCTGATTTCGATGCCATGGGGACCCCGAGGCGGTCGTTGCACGCCCGATTCGAAGCGCTGGAAGGCTTCCAGCAAGTGGTCTTTCAGCAGGGTTTCGTCCCACGGCTTGGTGATGAACTTGTACACCGAGCCTTCGTTGATGGCCGCCGTGACCGAATGCAGCTCAGGATAGCCGGACAGCATCACGCGCACGATCTCCGGATAGACGCCCTTGATGCGGCGCAAGAGTTCGTTGCCAGACATGCCCGGCATGCGCGCATCCGTGAGGATCACGCCCACCGCGTGGGACGCGACCAGTTCCAGCGCTTCCTGCGCATTGGTGGTGCTGAGTATCTGGTAGCCCTCCTTGCGCAGCGAGCGGCGCAGGGCGGACAGGATATGCTCCTCGTCATCGACCAGCAGCAGCACGCGCTGCGGCGCCACGGCATGGCAGCTCTCGGGCGGCAAATGGGTGCCAGCATGCAACATCAGATCCATCTCGGCGCCGGGCAGGGGGCGGCTGAAGTAATAGCCTTGCATGGCGTCGCAGCGGTTGGTATTGAGAAATCCCAATTGTCCCTCCGTTTCCACGCCCTCGGCCACCGTGGTCAGGTGCAGCGACTTGGCCATGGCGATGATGGAGCGGGTCAGCGAAGCGCCGTCCACGCTGTCGGTCACGTCGCGGATGAACGATTGATCGATCTTCACCACGTCGATGGGGAATTGCTTGAGATAGGACAAGCTGGAATAGCCGGTGCCGAAGTCGTCCAGCGCCAGGGTGATGCCGATTTCCTTCAACTGTTCCAGCGCCCGCACCACCAGGTCGCGGTTTTGCATCAGCACGCTTTCCGTCAGTTCCAGTTCCAGGCAGTGGGACGGCACGCCGCTTTCCGCCAGCACTGCGCGCACCAGTTGCGGCATGTCGACCTGGCGGAACTGGCGCGCCGAGACGTTGACGGCCATCGTCAGGTGCGCAAAGCCGTAGGCATGCCAGACGCCCAGCTGCGCGCAGGCCGTGCGCAGCACCCATTCGCCGATGGGCACGATCATGCCCGTTTCCTCGGCCAGGGGGATGAAGCGGTCCGGCGGCACCAGGCCGATGCCGGGCCGGCGCCAGCGCAGCAGCGCTTCCATGCCATAAATCTTGCCGCTGGTGAGATCGACCTTGGGCTGATAATGCAATTCCAGCTCGCCCAGCGCCAGCGCCTGGTGCAGCGCGTGCTCGATCTCGGCCCGCTCTTCCACCAGCACGCCCATCTTGTGGTTGTAGAACTGGTAAGCGTTGCGGCCCTTGTCCTTGGCGCTGTAAAGGGCCGCATCGGCCGTCTTCAACAGAATGTCGGCGCTGTCGCCGTCGGAGGGAAACACGCTGGCGCCGATGCTGGTGCTGACGTGCAAGGTATGCTCGCCCAGCAAAAAGGGCTCGGCGAACACCGCCAGCACCTTCTTGGCGATGTCCTCGGCCGTGTCGCTATCGGGCAAGTCCGTCAGCAGGATGACGAATTCGTCGCCGCCCTGGCGGGCCACGGTGTCGCCTTCGCGCACGGCCAGCTTCAGGCGGCGGGCCACTTCCTGCAGCAGCGCATCGCCCACCGGGTGGCCATAGCTGTCGTTGACGAACTTGAAACGGTCGAGGTCCAGCATCAGGGTGGCCAGGTGCAGGTGGGTGCGGCGGGCTTGGGCGATGGCCTGGCCGATGCGGTCGTTCAGCAACTGGCGGTTGGGCAGATCCGTCAGCGCATCGTGGTTGGCCAGGTACTCGATGCGCCATTCCTGCCGCTTGCGTTCCGTGATGTCCTGCACGGTACCGCGCATCAGCAGCACTTCGCCACCTTCACGCACGGCCTCGGCCTGGTGAAAGACGATGCACTCGCCGCCGTCCGGCTGCAGCACCCCGTGTTCCAGGCCGTAGCTGGTGCCGCTGGCATGCAGTTCCATGAAGGCATCGAGCAGCAGGGGCCGCTGGTCTTCGGGCAGGCATTGCAGCAAACGGTCGAAGCTGGTGGCGCCGGAAGCGGCATCGAGGCCCAGGATGCGCAACAGTTCCGGCGACCAGTAACCATCGCCGCCGGTGCCCCGGTATTCCCAGTTGCCCAGGCGGGCCAGCGCCTGCGCGTGGTTGAGGCTTTCCTGGATGCGGCTCAATTCGGTCAGCGCGCTGCTGGCCCGCAGCAGGTAGCGCAGCCGGTGCGCCAGCAGCCGCCATTGCATCGGCTTGGAGATAAAATCGCTGGCGCCCGCTTCCAGCGCCTGCTTGATCGAATCATCGTCATCGTTGCCGGTCAGCACGACGATGGGCACGTGCGCGCCGCCGGGCAGCCGGCGCAGCTGGGCGCAGCATTCGAAGCCGCTCATGCCGGGCATGGCGACGTCGAGCAGGACCAGGTCGGGCACGCCGCGCTGGAAGGCGGCTAGCGCTTCCAGGCCGCTGGCCGCTTCCTCGATGCGGAAGCCTTCCGGCTCCAGCGCTTCCGTCACCAGGAAGCGCGTCATGGTGTCGTCATCGACCACCAGGACCAGTGCTTGCGGGGGGAGTGCGGTATTCATAGGGCTTCCTTTTCAATGGCCAGGGCGGCGAGGACACGGTCGAGTTCTTGCTGGATGCCGCGGATATGCCGCAGCGCGCCGCCGACGTCACTGCCGCGCGCGTATTGTTCGATTTCACGGCAGGTGGCCGACAAGCCCAGCGCGCCCACGTTGGCGCAGCTGGACTTGAGCGTGTGCGCGGCCAGCTGCAGCGCCGCGGCGTCGCTGGCCCCGGCCGCCACTTCCAGCTGCACCAGCAGGCGCGGGGCGTCGCTGTAGAACAGGTCGATGATGCGGCCCAGCACGTCGGGACGGCCGGGACGGCGCATGGCGCGCAGGTTTTGCAGGGCGGCCGCGTCGAGGATGGCGGCCGCTTCGGCCGGCGCCTTCTGGACAGCCTGCGCCGTCACTGCCGGCGTCTGCGCCGCCGCCGGCGCGCTGGACGCCGGGCGCCAGCGGGCCAGCACGGCCAGCAGGGCGGCGCGCGTGTACGGCTTGGCGAGATAGTCGTCCATGCCCGCGTCCAGGCACAGTTCGCGGTCGCCCAGGATGGCGTTGGCCGTCAGGGCGATGATGGGCGTGCGCTCACGGCCTTGCTGGGCTTCCATGTGGCGCAAGCGCCGCGTCGCTTCGAAGCCGTCCATTTCCGGCATCTGGCAATCCATCAGGATCACATCGAACGGGTAGCGCTCCCACAGGGCCAGCGCGCGCCGCCCGTTGTCGGCCGGCGTGGCCTGGTAAGCGGTATCTTCCAGCATGGCCAGGGCGATTTCCTGGTTGATCGCATTGTCTTCCACCAGCAGCATGCGCAGCGGCGCCTGGCCGGTGGCCGGGACAGCCGTATCGGGTGGAGCGGGCAGGGCGGGCGCCGGCGTGCCGAAGCCGCCCACGGCTTCGATGCAGTGGCGCAGTTCCAGCGCCCGCACGGGCTTGGTCAGGCAGTATTCCACGCCCAGCGCCGTCACCTGGTGCAGATCGGCCGAGGCATCCAGCGAGCTGAGCATGATGATTTTCAGTGCCGCCATGGCGGCGTCGGCCTTGATCGCCCGCACCAGCTCGGCGCCATCCATGACGGGCATGCGCATGTCGATGATGGCCAGGTCGAACGGCCGCCCGCCGCGCAGCGCGCCTTGCAGCAGGCCCAGCGCCTCGGCGCCGTCGGCGGCGCTGGACGCGGCCATCTGCCACTCGATCGCGTGCTGCAGCAGGATATTGCGGTTGGTGGCATGGTCGTCGACGATCAGCACGTGCAAGGCATCGAGCGACACGCGCGGCGGCGCCGGCGGCGGCGCGTCACCGGGCGCCACCTCGCCCACGACGACGGTCACGGCGAAGCTGGAGCCCTGACCCGCCACGGATTTGAGTACGATGTTGCCGCCCATCATCTCCACCAGCTGCTTGATGATGGCCAGTCCCAGTCCCGTGCCGCCGTACTTGCGCGAAGTGGTGCTGTCGGCCTGGCGGAAGGGCTGGAAGACGGCCGCCGCCGCTTCCGGCGCCATGCCGATGCCCGTGTCGCGCACTTCCAGCCGGATCTGGCCGGCGGCGGGGCGGCTGACATCGACGGAAATCTCGCCCCGCTCGGTGAACTTGGTGGCGTTATTGAGCAGGTTGGTGAGGATCTGGCGCAGCCGCACGGGGTCGCCGCGCACATGCTGCGGCACGTCGGGCGCGATGCGGCAGGTAAATTCGATGGCCTTGCGCTGGATGCCGTTGGCAAACAGCGCCACCACATCGTCGATCACCTGGCGCAGGTCGAAGGGGATATGTTCGAGCACCAGCTTGCCCGCCTCGATCTTGGAAAAGTCGAGGATGTCGTCGATGATACTCAGCAAGCTTTCACCGGAACGGTGCACCGTGTGCACGAAACGCTGCTGCTTGGGGCTCAGTTCTGCGCGCTGCAGCAACTCCGTCATGCCCAGCACGCCATTCATCGGCGTGCGGATTTCGTGGCTCATCTTGGCCAGGAATTCCGATTTGGCGCGGTTGGCGGCGTCGGCCTCGGCCTTTGCCTGCTTGAGCGCCAGGTCGCGCTGTTCGACGTGCTCGAGCATGCCGTTAAAGCCCAGGATCAATTGCCCGAGTTCATCGCTGCCGTGCTGCGCCACGCGCACCGACAGCGCCTTGCCGTCGCGGATATGCGCGATGGCGTAGGACAGGCGCGCCAGCGGCCGGGCGATGGACGCGCTGATCAGGCCCGTGATGGCCACGCAGGCCAGCAGCAGCACCAGCGCGATGCCGAGGATCAGCACGAAGGCATGCCGCACGCCATCGCGCACCTTGCTCACCGCGTCCTGCTGCTGGCCCGTGATGCGCGCCACCTGCTGCGCGGAATAGGCGGCCTGCTCGCGCTCGAAGGCGCGCACGTGGTCGATGACCTCGTCGAGCGCCGTCTGGCTGTCCAGCACGCTGCCCTTGGCTTGCACCAGCCGCTGTCCCGAACGCTCCACCGCGTCCAGATGGGTGTTGACGCCGCGCGTTTCGGCCAGCAAGCCCAGCTGGCCTATGCTTTGCAGCAAGGTCTGCATGGTGGCCATGTCGCGGTGCAGGGCACTGATGCGCAGCGCGATATCGTCGCCCAGGCGCGTGACGTCGGCCGCCGCCGTGGCCAGCATGACTTCGCCCACGTCGATGCTGATGGCGTCGACGGCCAGGTTGATTTCGCCGCTGGCGTCCTCGATGCGGGCCGAGGTGTGCATGTAGCGGCCCGCTTCGGCCAGCCGGTCGCGCCCGATGGCCAGCTGCAGTTCGATGGGATCGAGCTCTTCGGCCAGGCGCAGGTGGGCGCCGGCCAGGGCGGCGCTGGTGTCTTCCTTGAGGGCGGCATAGGCGGCTTGCTGCTGCGCGCTGGCGCCGCCCTCGGCCAGCAGAGCTGCACGCAGGGCCAGCAGGCCGGCGGCGGGATCGAGCATCTGGCGCGCCGTGGCCAGCAGTTTCGCCCGCAGCGCCAGCTGGGCCGGGCTGATGTCGCGCTCGCTGGTGCCTTCCAGGTGCGCGACGGCCGCCGTCAGCCGTTCGCGCAAGGGTGCGATGCGGAAACGGTTTTTCACGGCCTCCGTTTCGGCCAGCGCAATCTGCATGTCGTGGATGCTCTTGCGTAAATCGGTCAGGTAGCGGGCGTTCTCGTTCAGGCGCTGGCTTTCCAGCTGCACCTCGGCGGCCGTGGCCTGGGCCTGGCTGTCGACCAGGCGGATCTTACCGCGCGCGCCCTTGGCCGCGGCCTTGATCTGCGCCAGCACTTGCCGCATCTCCGTCGCCTGCGCCTTGTAATAAGCCTCGTTTTCCAGGCGCTTGCGCACGGCGACGCGCATGCGCTGGAATTCCCGTTCGAAGGCCGAGTGATAGCGGGGCGCTTGCGACTCGCCGTGGCGCCGCAAGTCCTGGCTGATGCTCTCGGCGGTCCGGATACTGGCGACGATCTTGCTCGATACCTGTTCCAGCTGCGCCAGGTCTTCCGCCTTGCCCAGCTCGAAAAAATCCGACGTCATATCCTGCACGGTATAGCGCAGGCGCAACACGTCCGTGTACAGCGGCACGGTCTCGTCGGTCAATCCATGCACATGGGTTTCGATGCCTTTCACCAGCAGCAGGCTGGCCGCCGCCATGGCCGCCACGCCCGCCAGCAGGACGGTGGTACTGATGATCAGCTTGGTCCTGATTTTCATGCCAGGCTCCAGGGGACGGCCGCGCGCATCACTTCGCGCCAGGCGCCGGGTCGGCCGGCACGATACGGCCGTCGGCGATGCGGGTCAGGAAGACGGCCGTCGACGCCTGGTGGTCGCCTGGCCGCAGCGTTACCCGCAAGCCGCCCAGATCGAGCCGGTCGAACGTTTCGAAACTCTGGATCAGGCGCTCGCGCGTGAGGTCGGCGCCGGCGCGGCGTAGCGCCGCCACCATCAGGGTGGCTGAAATACAGCCCTCGAAACTGACGAACGACAGCCGGGCCGCCGGCACATGCCGGGCCAGCAGCGCGGCGCAGTCGGCGGCGATGGGTAGCGTGCGGTCTTCCGGCAGCGGCACCACTTGCGAAATCACAATGTTGTTGCCTTCCTTACCCAGCAGCTGCAGCAAGCTGTCGGTGCCGACAAAGGACACCGTGGCCAGG of Janthinobacterium sp. PAMC25594 contains these proteins:
- a CDS encoding acyltransferase; this translates as MQARNHHIDALRGAAILCVLLLHFALAYGLKNSPLVVLPTWLLKAAYQGNYGVTMFFVISGYLITSTSLRRWGDLARIDLAAFYAYRIARLLPALLLALSLIVLLGVLDVPFFANSDGGKDLPASYFVIAVASVLTFWHNVLMQSAGYFNYCLNVYWSLSVEEMFYLLLPLSCRLLRRRQAIMLLCGAAIVAGPVYRSLHADNEIYFMYGYLACFDAIAIGCLTALLTQHWQPGARAGQLLRWAAGLALAAVYVRGIGGHEVFGFTLIALASAAFIVGATAGQAASQGRSGPLQWLGRHSYELYLFHIIVLAGMRNVVDKAGLGYAERLPWLALFLAATALAAALVARWVSEPANTALRRRFLGAAAPAPARAGGSPGAAP
- a CDS encoding anion permease, with protein sequence MYKTVRDMFLHFKEAVPFRLVPALICTALLVSMLLLPAPDGLTPKAWGLVAIFLTTILAIILKVMPIGVMAMMAIVIVSLSQVTSTSSKGAITDALSSFSNPLIWLIVVAILISRGLKKTGLGSRIGLLFISLLGKRTMGIGYGLAICELVLAPFTPSNTARGGGIVHPVMKSIANAFDSDPAKGTEGKVGTYLALVNYHANPITSAMFLTATAPNPLVVDFVAKASGQSFHLTWTTWALCMLLPGLVCLLVMPLIIYWLSPPELKATPDAVTYAKAELKSMGPLSPSEKVMLGTFALLLLLWANVPAMLFGPAFSLDATVVAFIGLFVLIITGTIDWDDVLSEKSAWDTLVWFGALVMMAEQLNKTGVIAWFSAGMKAAIVASGMDWLPIAGVLVLVFVFSHYFFASTTAHISAMLLAFLTVGLHLIPAEYHVPFMLMMTAGSAIMMTLTHYATGTSPIIFGSGFVTMGNWWRVGFIMCVVELLIFAVVGTTWWKVLGYW
- a CDS encoding EAL domain-containing protein, whose translation is MNTALPPQALVLVVDDDTMTRFLVTEALEPEGFRIEEAASGLEALAAFQRGVPDLVLLDVAMPGMSGFECCAQLRRLPGGAHVPIVVLTGNDDDDSIKQALEAGASDFISKPMQWRLLAHRLRYLLRASSALTELSRIQESLNHAQALARLGNWEYRGTGGDGYWSPELLRILGLDAASGATSFDRLLQCLPEDQRPLLLDAFMELHASGTSYGLEHGVLQPDGGECIVFHQAEAVREGGEVLLMRGTVQDITERKRQEWRIEYLANHDALTDLPNRQLLNDRIGQAIAQARRTHLHLATLMLDLDRFKFVNDSYGHPVGDALLQEVARRLKLAVREGDTVARQGGDEFVILLTDLPDSDTAEDIAKKVLAVFAEPFLLGEHTLHVSTSIGASVFPSDGDSADILLKTADAALYSAKDKGRNAYQFYNHKMGVLVEERAEIEHALHQALALGELELHYQPKVDLTSGKIYGMEALLRWRRPGIGLVPPDRFIPLAEETGMIVPIGEWVLRTACAQLGVWHAYGFAHLTMAVNVSARQFRQVDMPQLVRAVLAESGVPSHCLELELTESVLMQNRDLVVRALEQLKEIGITLALDDFGTGYSSLSYLKQFPIDVVKIDQSFIRDVTDSVDGASLTRSIIAMAKSLHLTTVAEGVETEGQLGFLNTNRCDAMQGYYFSRPLPGAEMDLMLHAGTHLPPESCHAVAPQRVLLLVDDEEHILSALRRSLRKEGYQILSTTNAQEALELVASHAVGVILTDARMPGMSGNELLRRIKGVYPEIVRVMLSGYPELHSVTAAINEGSVYKFITKPWDETLLKDHLLEAFQRFESGVQRPPRGPHGIEISNRAA
- a CDS encoding hybrid sensor histidine kinase/response regulator; protein product: MKIRTKLIISTTVLLAGVAAMAAASLLLVKGIETHVHGLTDETVPLYTDVLRLRYTVQDMTSDFFELGKAEDLAQLEQVSSKIVASIRTAESISQDLRRHGESQAPRYHSAFEREFQRMRVAVRKRLENEAYYKAQATEMRQVLAQIKAAAKGARGKIRLVDSQAQATAAEVQLESQRLNENARYLTDLRKSIHDMQIALAETEAVKNRFRIAPLRERLTAAVAHLEGTSERDISPAQLALRAKLLATARQMLDPAAGLLALRAALLAEGGASAQQQAAYAALKEDTSAALAGAHLRLAEELDPIELQLAIGRDRLAEAGRYMHTSARIEDASGEINLAVDAISIDVGEVMLATAAADVTRLGDDIALRISALHRDMATMQTLLQSIGQLGLLAETRGVNTHLDAVERSGQRLVQAKGSVLDSQTALDEVIDHVRAFEREQAAYSAQQVARITGQQQDAVSKVRDGVRHAFVLILGIALVLLLACVAITGLISASIARPLARLSYAIAHIRDGKALSVRVAQHGSDELGQLILGFNGMLEHVEQRDLALKQAKAEADAANRAKSEFLAKMSHEIRTPMNGVLGMTELLQRAELSPKQQRFVHTVHRSGESLLSIIDDILDFSKIEAGKLVLEHIPFDLRQVIDDVVALFANGIQRKAIEFTCRIAPDVPQHVRGDPVRLRQILTNLLNNATKFTERGEISVDVSRPAAGQIRLEVRDTGIGMAPEAAAAVFQPFRQADSTTSRKYGGTGLGLAIIKQLVEMMGGNIVLKSVAGQGSSFAVTVVVGEVAPGDAPPPAPPRVSLDALHVLIVDDHATNRNILLQHAIEWQMAASSAADGAEALGLLQGALRGGRPFDLAIIDMRMPVMDGAELVRAIKADAAMAALKIIMLSSLDASADLHQVTALGVEYCLTKPVRALELRHCIEAVGGFGTPAPALPAPPDTAVPATGQAPLRMLLVEDNAINQEIALAMLEDTAYQATPADNGRRALALWERYPFDVILMDCQMPEMDGFEATRRLRHMEAQQGRERTPIIALTANAILGDRELCLDAGMDDYLAKPYTRAALLAVLARWRPASSAPAAAQTPAVTAQAVQKAPAEAAAILDAAALQNLRAMRRPGRPDVLGRIIDLFYSDAPRLLVQLEVAAGASDAAALQLAAHTLKSSCANVGALGLSATCREIEQYARGSDVGGALRHIRGIQQELDRVLAALAIEKEAL